The window CATCTCCTCCGTCGCGGTGAACTCGAGGGACGTGAACTCGCCCTGCTCGGTGACGGTTTCCGTAGCCTCGAGTACCTCGACGTCCTCGGCGACGGCGCTGCCGGCACAGATGTTGAAGTTGTGCATCGAGCCGTCGCCGTTGACCCAGACGACTTCGTGCGTTTCGCCCTCGACCAGTCGGAGCGGGGGATTGGATTGGCCGTCGATCTCGTGCGGTGTGACGCCGAGCCAGCCGCCGACGATGCCGGTCAGCGTGAACGTTCTGGCGGCCTCGTCGTTCTGTGCGACGGGCATCCGGAAGTCGAAGGCGTCACGATAGGCGCCGGCTTCGCCGCTGATCGCGGCCGTGCTCGCGAGCGCCGCCGTGCCCTTCAGCACGCCGCGGCGCGAGAGGTTCTCGCCTGACTGTTGTTCGTTCGTCATAGATATCGTGTGTCGCGTGTGGTTGGTTCGTGTCAGTTGGTCGTTCGTGTCGGTCGATCTCGATCAGGCGTCCATCGAGAACACGGCGAGCGTGTCGCCGCGAGTTCCTTGCCGGAGCCAGCCGCTGCCGCCGACCTGCACGGCGACGTACTGTTTCTCCTCGCCGGGGTCGTACCAGCTCATGGGGGAGGCGCTGATCGGGACGTCGAACTCGTACTCCCAGAGGCGGTCGCCGGTCTCGCCGTCGTAGGCGACGAGAACGCCGTTCTGGGTGCCGTTGAACACCAGTCCCGTCGCGGTCGACATCGAGCCGCCCCACATGTAGAACTCGTCTTCGCTCTCGATCCAGTCGCGCCAGACGCGCTCGCCGGTCGACGGGTCGACCGCCGCGAAGGCGGTAATGTTGCCGTTCCACTCGTCGGGGAACTCGCTGGCCGGATCGTCCAGGCCGCCGCCCCAGTAGGGGTTGCCCTCGCTGTACTCCTCGTAGCGCCAGTACAGATCCTGCGGGAAGTTCTGGTGGACGACGTAGACGTACCCCGTTTCGGGGTTGTACGACGGCGGCTGCCAGTCGTTGCCGCCCGGCGCGCCGGGGACGAACGGGATCCGCTCGTCGGAACTGATGTGGGGGATCATCTCCCACATATTGATGTGCTGGCAAATCTCCTCGCTGCGCTCGTAGAGCTGGCCCGACTCGGCGTCCATCATGTACACCCAGCCGGTCTTGTCCGAGCCGACGACCATCTCGGTCTCCTCGCCGTCGACCTCCACGTCCCGCAGCAGCACCCGCGGCGCGACCGCGTCGTAGTCCCAGACGTCGTGGGGACTGGACTGGAAGCCCCACTGGAACTCGCCGCTCTCTAAGTCGAGCGAGATCGTTCCGCAGGTGGGGAAGTTCGGTCCCGGCCGCACCGTCCCGTCGAAGTCGGGGCCGGGGTTCGCGACCGCCGTGTAGAGGACGCCGCGCTCCTCGTCGATCGTCGGCGTCATCCAGGTCGTTCCGCAGCCGTGCTCGCGGCTCGCGCCGATCCACTCGTCCTCTAACAGCGAGTCGGTCTTCCAGAGCATCTCGCCGCTCTCGGCGTCGATCGCCGCGACGAAACCGAGGACGCCGTACTCGCCGCCGGCGCTGCCCGTATAGATCGTGCCGTCGTGGATCACCGGCGCCCACGTCGCCGAGTAGCCGAGTTCGTGATCGGCGGTGCTCGTGTACCACTCTTCCTCGCCGGTGTAGCGGTTCAAGGCGATGACGCCCGAGTCGAGGGTCGTCATGTATACCTTGTCGCCGAGCACGGCGGCGCCGCGGTTGTTGTCGTCACAGCAGAGTTCGACGCCGACCGGCGGCGCGTAGGTGTAGCTCCAGAGAACCTCCCCCTCGCGGGGGTCGATCGCCTTCATGTGGTTCGGCCCGTTGGTCTGGTACATCACCGGCGGGTCGCCCGGAACCACGATCGGCGTCCCCTCCATGCTCGAGCCGGTCCCGACCGACATCTCGTACTCGAGCTCGAGGTCGGAGACGTTGTCGGGCGTGATGACGTCGGCGGTCGTGACCCGTTGCTGTTCGTAGTTGCCGCCGTACATCAGCCAGGCTTCGGGCGTCTCGCCCGACCCGCTCAGCATCTCCTGGTCGACGTCGACCTCGGGAATGCGGTCGGTGTCGTGTTGTTGCGTGATCGATTCCTCCGGTCCGCCAACCAGCGTATAGCCGTCTTCGATCTCCTTCAGTTCGATCTCTCGTGCGGCCTGAACGGCCCTGTCGTTGCGGAGTGCCATGTGGATCACCTCGTCTCCTCTCGCAGTTCGCTCGGTGCGCGCATCTCGTCCGTGATGTAGAAGACGTCGTGTAACACGTCCTCCTGCTCGACGATCTGGATCGCGGCGCCGGCGGTGAACGCGGCCACCAGCCCCTCGTCCGTGAACGCGTCCGTCTCGTCGTCCGCGAGATCGAGAGCGGCCGTCGCCGTGACGTAGATACCGCCCAGCATCCCCTTGACGTGACGGACGGCGTCGTCGAGGATCTCGTCCGTTACCAGCGGCTCGTACTGCCAGAGGTGGCGGTCGAGCCCGTCGATCCAGAGCAGGGCGCCGCCCATCGCGCGCCGGTGCAGCGGCGGGACGTTCGAGGTGTCGTACTCGACGCCCTCGGGGATCTGATTCGAGGGGACCCACCGCGAGAGCCGTTCGTCGTTGTTCGCTACCGCCGTCAGCAGTGCGATCTTCTCGTCCTCGTCGAACCCGGCCTCGCCGAGGGCCGCGCCCAGCGACTCGGTTCGGACCAGTTCCCGCGTCGTTGCGGTGATATACTCCGGCTCGAATCGGAGCGCGTGCTCCTCGAGGCTCTCGAAGAAGCCGACCTCGAGCAAGTGGTCGTAGAGTCGCCAGCCCGGTTCCGCGATCTCGGTGTACGGGCCGTCCGTCCCGTCCGGAATGCCGACCTCGCGGACGTCCGGCAAGCGGTCGATCGCCTCGACGAGGCGTTCGCGCTCTCGCTCGATCAGGTCGGGATCGAGTTTGCCGTCGAGGGCTGCCCGGATCGCCTCGCCTCTCGAGGCGAACGCCGGCTCGGTCGTCGGTTCGATCGCGCCGGCGAGTCGACCCCACGTTAACTCCCCGTCTCCGTCGCCAGTGTCGTCGACACCGAGCGTCTCCGCGAGATCTCGTCGATCCGCGACGGTCGCGTTCGGTGCCGTGGTTATCTGTGCCATGGTGTCACCACACACGCCCCCTCATCATGGTGCCGAATAATCATTATTGAAATATTCCAATACGATAGTCGACGTCTAAATTAGTTTCTAACAGGCCTAAACGAGCCGCGATCTGGTTAACATTCGCTGAATTTTCGCGTGTCTGCGGTAACTGTACTGACTGGTGGCAGTAGCCGTCGGTTAGTCCAGAATTCGACGACCCGACGGCGACGCGTCCGCCTCATAAATCCGAACATACGTCGCGCGGCGACGGTCCGCCGGCCCGTGAATACGCTTATAGGCTGTCGTGTGGATAGTCACCGCGACCCATGCACGCGCGCTCGTTCTGGGTGCTCGACGACGCGGACGAGCGCCTCGTCACGCGGCTCGCGACCGGCCTCGGCCGTACCCCGGCTCGAGTCCTCGCGTACCTGCTGTTGCGGGCCGACCGCGAGTCCGAGCCGGCAACGACCGTTCACCTTCGGATCGGCACCGGCTGCAACCGCCCGGCGATCAGCGACGCGACCGCGCGCCTCGAGGCGCTGGACCTCCTCGAGCGGTCGTCCCTTCGGGGTGACGACGCGGCGCCGGGCCGCCCCCAGACGGCCTGGCAGCCGACCGCCGGCGTCGAGTCGACCGTCCGGCGCGTCTACGACCGCCACGGGCAGGCGCTGCTCGAGCAGGCCGAGGCGTGTCACGCGACTGGCGCGGCGGACGGGGTGAACGGGGACGGTACGGAGAGTCCGGACGGATCGGAACACTCCGACGCGGACGGCACTGACGCCGACGATCCCACCCCCGTCACGCTCGCCGTCAACTGGCGGCCGAACGCCCTCCACGCGCCGATCTACGCCGCGCTCGAGGCTGGCTGGTACGAAACCTTCGGCATCGACCTTCGGGTCGACCACTGCGACGGCTCGCGGCGGGCCCTCGAGCGCGTCCGAGCGGGTGCGGCCGACATCGCTATCGCCGGCGCGGCGACGGTCGTTCGCGCGCGTGCCGCCGCCGAATCGGTCGTCCCGATCGCGGTCTGCTACCAGCGGGCGATGACCGTCCTCTACACCCTTCGAGACGTCTTCGGCGAACCGTTCCGGAGCGTCGCCCAACTCGAGGGGAAACGCGTCGGGATGCCGCCCAGTTCCGAGACCCGACTCTTGGGCCGGCTCTTCCTCTCGCAGACGGCGCTGGGTGAGGGCGTCCAAATCGTCGACACGAACGGCGAGGAACGGGATGCGCTCCGCCGCGGCGACGCGGACGTCGTCACCGGCTCGTTTTCAGATCCCCGCGCGCTCGAGCAGCGGGGCGAGCGCGTCGATGTCCTCCCGCTGGCTGATCACTTCCCGCTCTACGGCCCGACGCTCGTCGTCCGCCGGGAAGCGCTCGCGGAGCAACGGCCGGCGCTCCACGGGATGCTCGCGGGAACTACTGCCGGGTGGGCCACAGCGTGTCGAGATGCGGGACCGGCGGCCGAGCGAATCGTTGCGCGCCGCGACGAGGGCCGCCCTGACGAGCACCGCGATGACGACGGCGAGTCCGCGGACCGGATCGAGGCCGAGTTCGACGAAGCCGCCGCGGAGTTCGGCGGCAGCGACGCCGTCACCGAACACGGCTGGGGGTGGCAGCGAGAAGCGATGTGGGACCGGCTCCGAACCGCGCTGACGCAGGCAGAACTCCTGGCCGACCCATGATCGACCTCGAGAACGTCACCGTCACCTTCGACGAGTTCACCGCCGTCGCGGACGTCGATCTGACGATCGACGAGGGCGAGTTCGTCACCGTCGTCGGCCCCTCGGGTTGCGGCAAGACGACGCTGCTGCGGACGATCGGCGGCCTGCAGGAGCCGACGACGGGCCGCGTCCGGATCGACGGCCGCTCGCCCGCCGCCGCGCAGGCCGGGGCCGACCTCGGGTTCGTCTTCCAGCGCCACACCCTCTTTCCGTGGAAGACGGCCCTCGAGAACGTCACCTTCCTGCGAAAACTGGCCGACCAGCCGCCGAACGAAGCCGACGCGCGGGCCTTGCTCCGCTCGATGGGCCTCGAGGGGTTCGAGGACGCGCGGCCGGCCGAACTCTCCGGCGGGATGCGACAGCGGGTCGCGATCGCGCGGGCGCTGCACCTCGGCGCCGACGTCCTCCTGATGGACGAGCCGTTCGGCGAACTCGACGAGATCACGCGCGACGAACTCGGCGTCGAGATTCGGGACCTCTGGCGCCGCGAGCGCAAGACCGTCGTGTTCGTCACCCACAGCGTCCCCGAGGCGGTGTTTCTGGCCGACCGCTGTCTCGTCATGTGCGACCGTCCCGGCCGACTCGAGGCGGCGTTCGAGATCGACCTCCCGGAACCTCGCGACGCGTCGGTCTTCGGCACGCAGGCGTTCCAGGAGCAGGTCGCAAAGGTCCGGGAGACGCTCCACGAGAGCTACGACACGGAGGCGAGAGCAAGCGATGACTGAGACTGGAAGCGAGCCCGCGACCGACCGAACGGACCGGCCGGCGTCTCTCGAGCCGGGAGCCGGTACCGGCCAGCGTCACGCGGCGCTCGATGTCCTCGCGCCGACGGCCGCGCTCGCGGTCGGCATGCTGTGCTGGTGGGCCGTCACCGCCGCCGGGACCGTCCCCTCGTTCATCCTCCCGTCGCCGACCGCAGTTGCAGCCCAGTTGCTCGGCAACCCCGAACTGTACGCGCAGAACGCGCTCTCGACGCTCGAGAAGGTCGTCTACGGCGGCAGCGTCGGGATCGCGACCGGCTTCCTGCTGGCGGTACTGGTCGCGTACCTGCCGTGGGTTCGGACCGCCGTTTACCCCTACCTCGTGGCCGTGCGCGTGCTGCCGAAGATCGCCGTCGCGCCGCTGCTGTTGATCTACCTCGGAACGGGGACGCAGACGGCGATCGTCTTCGTCGCGCTCATCGCGTTTTTCCCGTTGGTCCTGAACACGGCGGCGGGCCTCGACCGGGCGCCGACCGAACACCGCGAACTGCTGCGCTCGGTCGATGCCGGCGCGCTCGAGCGGATCGTCTACGTCGACCTGCCGTACGCGCTGCCGGACGTCTTCGCGGGGCTCAAGCAGTCGGTGACGCTCGCGGTCGTCGGCGCCGTGGTCGGCGAGTGGGTGATCGCGGACGACGGATTGGGCTTTCTCGTGTTGATGGGGTCGGAGAACGTCCGGCCCGAGGTCATGCTCGCCGCGCTGTCGGTGCTGCTCGCGCTCGGGCTGGCGCTGTACGGATCGGTCGTGCTCGTCCAGCGCGGTATCCGGCGACGGCTCGGACTCGAGGCGATGGACCGGCGGTGAGTGCCCGCTCGAGTAACCCACGCTTACGCCTCCGCCCAGCACAACCGCTCGATCGCCACCGGCACCAGATAGAACCCGATCCCGAGTCCCGAGAGGACGACCAGCGCGGCGTAGGTCTCGGCCGTCTCGAGGTAGGTCGCCGTCTCGAAGACGCGGGCGCCGAGGCCGGCCCGCAGGGTGACGAACTCGGCGACGACGGTTCCGACCACGGAGAGCGCGCTCGCGATCTTGAACCCGGCGACGACGCTCGGGGCCGCTGCGGGGACGCGGACGAACAGGAACGTCTCGAGTCGCGACGCGCCCACCGACTCGGCGAGGTCGAGGTAGGCGTCGGGGGTCTCCCGCAGCCCGTCCAGCGCGGCGATCGTCACCGGAAACGTCGTCAGCGTGGCGACCAGCGCCGCTCGAGCCGGGATCCCCCGCCCCAGCCAGAGGAACAGCAGCGGCGCGACCGCGATCACCGGCGCGATCCGCAGGGCGACGACGTAGGGCAGCAGGGTGCGGGTCGCCGTCCGCGAGTGCGTCATCGCGAAGGCGAGGACGAGGCCGACGAGTCCGCCGGTGGCCAGACCGAGCGCGGCGGTCGTCCCCGTCACGATCGCGTCGCCGAGCAGCGTCGGATACGTCTCGAGCAGCGCCAGCGCGACGTCGCGCGGCGACGGCAGGATGAGCGTCGGAAGCTCGGCGGCGACGACGGCGGCGTGCCACGCGGCGAGTAGAACTGCGAGGACGATCGCCGGCGGCAGGACCCGCCGGCCGACGATGACGAGTCCGTCGCGAACGACGCCCGATCGCGTCGCTGTCGCCGTCCGAACCTGCTGTCGATGGTGATCGGCCCGTCCGTCGCTCATCGGTTCTGTCGATCTCCCCTCGCTACGAGTCGGTCGATTCGGCGTAGTCCCCGATGGACTCCGCCTCCGCGTCGAGATAGTCGTTCGTCCACACCGTCTCCGGATCGACCTCGCCCTCGAGCACGTCGCCGTCCGCGAGCGTCTCGTAGGTCGCCTGCCACGGCTCGGACTCGCTCCAGCCCCACCCGTGCTCGGCGACGGCGTCCGAGCGCATGTACTCGGCGTGCATTCGGTCCCACTTGTCGCGTTGGTTCTCCCTGACTTCCTCGAGTTCCGGCTGGGCCGCGACGAGGTGGTCGATCGCCGCCTCGGGATTCTGCGTCGCCCAGACGGCACCTCGCGCGGTCGCCCGGAGGAACGCGCGGACGGTGGCTCCGTTGTTCGCTGCGAACCCCTCGTCGGTGGCGATCAGGTGCCCGTAGGAGGGGATCGCCTCGTGGATCGACAGCACGTCGACCTCGGCGTCCTGGTGCTCGGCGTCGACGACGTCGCCGAACACGCCGCCCGCGGCGTCGATCTCGCCCGACAGCAGCTGCTGGACCGTGTCGAAGCCCGAATCGACGTACTCGACGGCTTCGAGAACGCCGTGGTGCTCGAGGTAGGCCTGCGTCATCTGCCGGACCATTCCCGGGCCGCTGCCAACCGTCGCCCCCTCGAGCTGCGCGGGGTCGGTGAGCTCGCCGAACCCGTCGCGGGTGGCGAAGACGACGTTGGGGTTGCGCTGCATGACGACGCCGACGCACTGGGGCGAGAGGCCGCGGCTGTTGACGTTGAGGAGCTGATCGGGGCTCGAGACGGCGAACTCGACGTTGCCGAGGCCGGCCTGGTTGGCGGCGAAGTCGGAGCCGTCGCCGCTCTCGATGTCGACGCTCTCGAACCCTTCCTCGTCGTAGAACCCCTCCTCGTGGGCCGCGACGTAGGGTGCGTGGAGGCCGTTTATCTGCCAGTTGAGCAACAGCGTGACGTCGGTTACCTCGGGCTCGGTGCCGTCGGCGTCGGCGGGTTCGTCTTCGGCCTCGTCGCTCTCGGTCCCAGCCCCGTCGGCCGACGCGCTGGCGTTTCCGTTTCCGCCCCCGCCTCCGTTCCCCTCACCGTCCGCATCACCCCCGAGACAACCGGCTACTGCCGCCGCTCCCGTCACCGCGAGGAACCGACGGCGCGTGTGGCGAAATCGTGGCATGAGATGTCACACCGAGAGCGTCCACGGAGGTCGGGATAAAGGATTTGTATTAATGGTTAAGAGGTCGGGTCTGCACCGTATGACGGTCTGCTTCGGTGATATCTCGGGAATCGGGTTCCGCCGCTCGCTGCACGGACAGGGCGAACGATTTACAAACGCGACCGACCCCCGTGGTGCCCCGTGACGCGGTCGGCACGCTGACGGCACCGCGGGTTCGATTTTTGGGGCGGCACGGTGAAGCAACCGGTAGTGGTGCCCGTGATCGACCGATTCGACGCGCTCGAGCGGCTCCGACAGCCCGAATACACGGGCGAGAACCGCTGTCTGCCCTGTACGGTCGCGAACGTCGCGATCGCGTTCGCGATCGCCGTGGGGATCGCCGTCGCCTCGCCGCTCGCCGGCGTGCTCGCGTTCGGGTGCTGTCTCGCGATCATCGCCATACGAGGGTATTTGATTCCTGGTACGCCCACGCTCACGCAGCGGTACCTGCCCGAGCGCGTCCTTCGGGCGTTCGGGAAGGCGTCCGACGAACGGCCGACGGTCGAGACAGCCGACCTCGAGGACGCACTCGAGGCGCTCGTGGCGGCGGACGTCGTCGCGCGCGGCGCGTCCAGCCGGTCGTCGACGGAGGCGATCCGGCTCACTCCTCAGTTTCGACGGCGGTGGGACGACCGCCTCGAGCGGTTTGGACCCGGAGAATCAGCCAAATCCGCCGGGCAACGCGGGACCGATCCGACCGCCGAACGGACGCCCGACGCGACGGCCGTCGCGGAGTTTGTCAACCTCGAGCCCGACGCTGTCCGCCAGCGCGGCGAGACCACCTTCGAACTCGAGGGATCGCGGCGCCGCCGATGGGAGTCCGCTGCGGCGCTGGCGGCCGATATCGCCGCCGACCGCGAACTCCGCAATCGGCTCGAGGGGTGGGCCGATCTCGAAGTGGACGACCGTCAGGATGTCCTCACCGGGCTCCGACTGCTCCGCGAGCGGTGTCCCGCGCCGCCCTGTGACGGCCGGCTGACCGCGACTCGGGACCGCCTCGAACACTGCTGTCGGCGGACCCAGATCGGCCTCGAGGTCACCTGTGAGGACTGCGGCCGACCGATCGTCACGGTCGCCGCCCCCGAGGACGACCCGCTGCTCGAGTGGGTGGCGACGTCGGAGCGGGAGCACCGCGACGCCGCGGACGCTGCTGACGCCGCAGACGCCGACTGAGGGTCGCGACCGTTACTCGCGCCACTCCGGCTCCGTCCGCGGCGGAGAGAGCACCCCGAGACCGACAGCGGGCTCGTCGCTCCGGTTTTCGGCGCCGTGGCGCTCGTTGCTCGGGAATCGGTAGGCGTCTCCTTCCTCGAGGACGATCTCGCCGTCATCGACGATCGCCGTCAGCGTCCCCCGGAGCACGTAGCCGATCTGCTCGTGCTCGTGTCGGTGACTGGGTAGCGTCGCCCCGGGTTCGACCCGCCAGTACTTCATGCTCGCGCGGTCGCCCGTCGAGAGATCGCCGAGGTAGACGCCGTCCGCAACCTCCTCGAGGGTAGCGTCTACGGTCCGTCTGTGTTCCATGAAACCACTCACCACGACACGCATTGACGAGAGTTCGCTACGTGAAGCTTATTCCGAACTGGAATGACTGTATTTTCTCCACGAAGACTCGTATAAACGTTTCCTAGAAACGTTTTATTGGCCGCCTTCTCGTCACCAGTAGTGCATGTTACACAGTGACACGGTGCGGGTGTTTCACCTCCCGTTCTCGTTCATGCTGCCACAGCGGGTCGCGGCCGAACGCGGCTACTTCGCCGATGAGGGGTTGGACGTCGAGTTGCTGGAGCGCGACCGACGGCAGGTCGACCGGAAGTACATCCCCGCAGAATGGACGCTAACCGGCGACGACGACGTCGATATCTATCCGGTCTGCAAGTGGGAAAGCCTCCGACGCACGTGGTCGCTCGAGGACGGTCGAATCGTCGCCCACGGTGCGTTCGCCGACCTACCGTACACGCTCCACGTCCGACCGCAATCGGACTTCGAGTCGCCCGCGGACCTCGCGAACGTTCCCGTCGCCGTCAACCAGCGGACGGGCCAGGAGTACACCGCGATGCGCGCGCTCGAGGAGCACCTGCCTCCGGGGGACGTCGAACTCGAGCACTACGGGATGCCGACCGATCGGCTGCGAGCACTTCGGGACGGCGAGGTCGACGCCGCGACGCTGCTCGACCCCCACAGCACGCTGGCCGACCGGCTGGGGTTCGAGCGCCTCCTCGAGTTTCCGAACCACATCGGCGTCGTCGGCGCCGAAGGACTCGAGGGCGACACTCTCGAGGCGTTCATGCGGGCCTACGAGCGCGCCGTCGAGACGATCAACGGGAACCCCGACGCGTTCCGCGACCAGTACCTCGAGATGCTCGAGAAGGATGCCACGGTCGCGCCCGACCTTTTCGAAGACGTCGACCTCGAGGACCTCCGCGAGTCCGTGACGGTGCCGACGTATGAGACGCCGGAAATCGCGGCCGTAGACGACCTCGCGGGTCAACTCGAGTGGATGCAGAACCGCGAACTAATCGACGATAGCGCGGAGATCGAGACGATCGTCGCGCCCCCGCCGCTCGACTAAACCCATGGACATCGACACCCAACAGGCCGCGCTCGACGAGCACCACGACGACCCCGGCGACCTGCCGGTGATGCGAGCGCGGTTCGAACACAACGGCAGTCCGCGCTACCTGCTGTACACGATCAAGCGGTTCGGCTTCGACCGCGACCACGACTTCCACCTCGACGTCGAACTCGTCTCGGACGAACTCGAGAACGGCCTCGAGACCGTCGAGGCGAAGCTCCACGAGGGGGACGCGGACCTGATCGACATCGACTACATCTCGACGGCCCGCGAGCGGGTCGGCGGCGCGCCGATCGTGGCCTTCCACCCCTACGGGCGAACAGTGGGCGGACTCGTGGTCCCCGAGGACTCCGAGATCGAGGGTCTGACGGACCTCCGCAACTGCCGCGTCGGCGTCGTCCGCCGCCTCGACAAGAACTGGATCCTCACCCGCGCCGCCTGCCGGGAATACCACGACTTCGATCCCGAGGACGAGGCGACGTCGGTCGAGTCGGGTTCGAAGGTCGAACTCACCCGGATGCTGCGCGAGGGCGAGGTCGACGCCGCGCTCCAGTTCTGGCAGATCGTCCCCGAGATCGTCGAGACCGGGCCCTACCGCGAGGCGCTGCCGATGTCCGAACTCGTCCAGCGCCTCTCGGGGGCCGACGAGACGCTGCCGATCTCGACGTTCCTCACGAGCGAGGACTACCTCGCCGAGCGGCCCGACGCCGTCGAGGGGTTCAAACGAGCCTACGCGGACGCCGTCGAACGACTGCGGACCGACGATGACTGCTGGGACGAACTCGGCGAACGAATGATGTACGAGGACGACCCCGCCGTCGTCCGCGGCATCCGCGACGGCTGGCGCGAGATGGTCGTCACCGACTGGGACGAGGAGACGATTGCGGCGATGGAGCAACTGTTCGGCCACCTGCTCGAGGTCGCCGGCCCCGAGGCGCTCGGCGTCGACCACATTCCCGAGGACGTGTTCCGAACGGAGGTGGCGCCCTCGCAATGACGTCGAACGCGACGGAACCGGCGGACGCGACCGAGACGCGAACGACCGTCGACTTCCAACTCAACTGGGAGCCCAACGGTTTCCAGGCGCCGTACTTCCTCGCGCGCGAACGGGGCTTCTACGCGGACGAGGGCCTCGAGGTGCGGTTCGTCGAGGGCCACGGCTCGCCGTTCGCCGCCGAACAGGCCGCCAAGGGTCGGGCGGAGTTCGCGCTCGCCGGTGCGAGCGCCGTCCTCTCCGTACAGAGCCGGGGCCTCGAGCCGCTGGCGGTCGCCGCGGTCACCGGAACGACCCCGGCCGCGGTCTACACGCTGCGGGATACCTTCGGCGAGCCCCTCGAGGAGCCAGCCCAACTCGCCGGGTGCACGATCGCGCC is drawn from Halopiger aswanensis and contains these coding sequences:
- a CDS encoding pyrroloquinoline quinone-dependent dehydrogenase, whose protein sequence is MALRNDRAVQAAREIELKEIEDGYTLVGGPEESITQQHDTDRIPEVDVDQEMLSGSGETPEAWLMYGGNYEQQRVTTADVITPDNVSDLELEYEMSVGTGSSMEGTPIVVPGDPPVMYQTNGPNHMKAIDPREGEVLWSYTYAPPVGVELCCDDNNRGAAVLGDKVYMTTLDSGVIALNRYTGEEEWYTSTADHELGYSATWAPVIHDGTIYTGSAGGEYGVLGFVAAIDAESGEMLWKTDSLLEDEWIGASREHGCGTTWMTPTIDEERGVLYTAVANPGPDFDGTVRPGPNFPTCGTISLDLESGEFQWGFQSSPHDVWDYDAVAPRVLLRDVEVDGEETEMVVGSDKTGWVYMMDAESGQLYERSEEICQHINMWEMIPHISSDERIPFVPGAPGGNDWQPPSYNPETGYVYVVHQNFPQDLYWRYEEYSEGNPYWGGGLDDPASEFPDEWNGNITAFAAVDPSTGERVWRDWIESEDEFYMWGGSMSTATGLVFNGTQNGVLVAYDGETGDRLWEYEFDVPISASPMSWYDPGEEKQYVAVQVGGSGWLRQGTRGDTLAVFSMDA
- a CDS encoding ABC transporter substrate-binding protein gives rise to the protein MHARSFWVLDDADERLVTRLATGLGRTPARVLAYLLLRADRESEPATTVHLRIGTGCNRPAISDATARLEALDLLERSSLRGDDAAPGRPQTAWQPTAGVESTVRRVYDRHGQALLEQAEACHATGAADGVNGDGTESPDGSEHSDADGTDADDPTPVTLAVNWRPNALHAPIYAALEAGWYETFGIDLRVDHCDGSRRALERVRAGAADIAIAGAATVVRARAAAESVVPIAVCYQRAMTVLYTLRDVFGEPFRSVAQLEGKRVGMPPSSETRLLGRLFLSQTALGEGVQIVDTNGEERDALRRGDADVVTGSFSDPRALEQRGERVDVLPLADHFPLYGPTLVVRREALAEQRPALHGMLAGTTAGWATACRDAGPAAERIVARRDEGRPDEHRDDDGESADRIEAEFDEAAAEFGGSDAVTEHGWGWQREAMWDRLRTALTQAELLADP
- a CDS encoding ABC transporter ATP-binding protein, with the protein product MIDLENVTVTFDEFTAVADVDLTIDEGEFVTVVGPSGCGKTTLLRTIGGLQEPTTGRVRIDGRSPAAAQAGADLGFVFQRHTLFPWKTALENVTFLRKLADQPPNEADARALLRSMGLEGFEDARPAELSGGMRQRVAIARALHLGADVLLMDEPFGELDEITRDELGVEIRDLWRRERKTVVFVTHSVPEAVFLADRCLVMCDRPGRLEAAFEIDLPEPRDASVFGTQAFQEQVAKVRETLHESYDTEARASDD
- a CDS encoding ABC transporter permease, yielding MTETGSEPATDRTDRPASLEPGAGTGQRHAALDVLAPTAALAVGMLCWWAVTAAGTVPSFILPSPTAVAAQLLGNPELYAQNALSTLEKVVYGGSVGIATGFLLAVLVAYLPWVRTAVYPYLVAVRVLPKIAVAPLLLIYLGTGTQTAIVFVALIAFFPLVLNTAAGLDRAPTEHRELLRSVDAGALERIVYVDLPYALPDVFAGLKQSVTLAVVGAVVGEWVIADDGLGFLVLMGSENVRPEVMLAALSVLLALGLALYGSVVLVQRGIRRRLGLEAMDRR
- a CDS encoding ABC transporter permease → MSDGRADHHRQQVRTATATRSGVVRDGLVIVGRRVLPPAIVLAVLLAAWHAAVVAAELPTLILPSPRDVALALLETYPTLLGDAIVTGTTAALGLATGGLVGLVLAFAMTHSRTATRTLLPYVVALRIAPVIAVAPLLFLWLGRGIPARAALVATLTTFPVTIAALDGLRETPDAYLDLAESVGASRLETFLFVRVPAAAPSVVAGFKIASALSVVGTVVAEFVTLRAGLGARVFETATYLETAETYAALVVLSGLGIGFYLVPVAIERLCWAEA
- a CDS encoding ABC transporter substrate-binding protein, translating into MPRFRHTRRRFLAVTGAAAVAGCLGGDADGEGNGGGGGNGNASASADGAGTESDEAEDEPADADGTEPEVTDVTLLLNWQINGLHAPYVAAHEEGFYDEEGFESVDIESGDGSDFAANQAGLGNVEFAVSSPDQLLNVNSRGLSPQCVGVVMQRNPNVVFATRDGFGELTDPAQLEGATVGSGPGMVRQMTQAYLEHHGVLEAVEYVDSGFDTVQQLLSGEIDAAGGVFGDVVDAEHQDAEVDVLSIHEAIPSYGHLIATDEGFAANNGATVRAFLRATARGAVWATQNPEAAIDHLVAAQPELEEVRENQRDKWDRMHAEYMRSDAVAEHGWGWSESEPWQATYETLADGDVLEGEVDPETVWTNDYLDAEAESIGDYAESTDS
- a CDS encoding cupin domain-containing protein; protein product: MEHRRTVDATLEEVADGVYLGDLSTGDRASMKYWRVEPGATLPSHRHEHEQIGYVLRGTLTAIVDDGEIVLEEGDAYRFPSNERHGAENRSDEPAVGLGVLSPPRTEPEWRE
- a CDS encoding ABC transporter substrate-binding protein, which produces MLHSDTVRVFHLPFSFMLPQRVAAERGYFADEGLDVELLERDRRQVDRKYIPAEWTLTGDDDVDIYPVCKWESLRRTWSLEDGRIVAHGAFADLPYTLHVRPQSDFESPADLANVPVAVNQRTGQEYTAMRALEEHLPPGDVELEHYGMPTDRLRALRDGEVDAATLLDPHSTLADRLGFERLLEFPNHIGVVGAEGLEGDTLEAFMRAYERAVETINGNPDAFRDQYLEMLEKDATVAPDLFEDVDLEDLRESVTVPTYETPEIAAVDDLAGQLEWMQNRELIDDSAEIETIVAPPPLD
- a CDS encoding ABC transporter substrate-binding protein, with the translated sequence MDIDTQQAALDEHHDDPGDLPVMRARFEHNGSPRYLLYTIKRFGFDRDHDFHLDVELVSDELENGLETVEAKLHEGDADLIDIDYISTARERVGGAPIVAFHPYGRTVGGLVVPEDSEIEGLTDLRNCRVGVVRRLDKNWILTRAACREYHDFDPEDEATSVESGSKVELTRMLREGEVDAALQFWQIVPEIVETGPYREALPMSELVQRLSGADETLPISTFLTSEDYLAERPDAVEGFKRAYADAVERLRTDDDCWDELGERMMYEDDPAVVRGIRDGWREMVVTDWDEETIAAMEQLFGHLLEVAGPEALGVDHIPEDVFRTEVAPSQ